From one Planktothrix agardhii NIES-204 genomic stretch:
- a CDS encoding putative peptidoglycan-binding domain-containing protein: protein MSNPEHQHPNLLENPEIEACFEFYEREARSAIKASFNGLVRDVPGESTAIVNALFQQLIHQINLVLPNALVSFDDLNVDLGDAAFPLVQPPAKEAIKRAIAARGIAMVINSSYRTIAQQMLLYNWYKDKSPVALPGSSNHQSGLALDIEDPRGWEPYLMAQNWYPLAGDPPHFDYVGGGTKDIRSVAILAFQKLWNKNHPNERITEDGIYGLGGETESALNRSTAMGFSKAPWDEQPRVLRLCRPMMEGSDVKWLQTCLKNAEITVSTDGVFGPGTDKAVKEFQQKKNLKADGIVSTETRKHLA, encoded by the coding sequence ATGTCCAATCCAGAACATCAGCATCCAAATCTCTTAGAAAACCCTGAAATAGAAGCTTGTTTTGAATTTTATGAACGGGAAGCTCGTTCAGCCATTAAAGCCAGTTTTAATGGTTTAGTCCGAGATGTTCCCGGTGAGTCTACGGCGATTGTTAATGCCCTTTTTCAACAACTCATTCATCAAATTAACCTCGTTCTTCCTAACGCTTTAGTCAGTTTTGATGATCTGAATGTTGATTTAGGTGATGCGGCATTTCCCTTAGTTCAACCTCCGGCAAAAGAGGCTATAAAACGAGCGATCGCAGCCCGAGGAATTGCAATGGTTATTAACTCCTCCTATCGCACCATTGCCCAACAAATGTTGCTCTATAATTGGTACAAGGATAAGAGTCCTGTCGCCTTACCAGGGTCGAGTAATCATCAAAGTGGATTAGCACTTGATATTGAAGATCCCAGAGGTTGGGAACCCTATTTAATGGCTCAAAATTGGTATCCTTTAGCCGGAGATCCTCCTCATTTTGATTATGTAGGAGGCGGGACTAAAGATATTCGTTCCGTGGCTATTTTAGCCTTTCAAAAACTGTGGAATAAAAACCATCCCAATGAACGAATTACAGAGGATGGAATTTATGGACTTGGTGGTGAAACCGAGTCAGCGCTGAACCGTTCGACCGCAATGGGGTTTTCTAAAGCACCTTGGGATGAACAACCCAGAGTCCTACGGTTGTGCAGACCGATGATGGAAGGATCGGATGTGAAATGGTTGCAAACCTGCTTAAAAAATGCAGAAATTACCGTGTCAACTGATGGAGTTTTTGGGCCAGGGACAGACAAAGCCGTTAAAGAGTTTCAACAGAAAAAGAATTTAAAAGCAGATGGAATTGTTAGCACAGAAACTCGTAAACACTTAGCTTAA
- a CDS encoding putative lysozyme, which produces MSRTLKIAKDGSIYEFQEEQIIQVTETQGLIQRLIQTLQFTSAETFEVIQDEDIASRRGIVEPRSSTRKINEEGIKLIKSFEGLHDLKQGSHGTYVQSYLDPVNIWTIGWGFTEGVYEGMTMTIPEAEARLKKELGKYEISVLDGVKVDINDNQFSALVSFCYNVGARALFESTLLRLLNQGKYKEAADQFLRWDKAGGQVLAGLSRRRRAERSLFLSESWESAKTWEPKRVLRLSEPGQPLIQGQDVEQLQKALVNAGFNLQPDGIFGGQTQQAIKQFQQQNNLTVDGIAGAETLKKLGL; this is translated from the coding sequence ATGAGCAGAACGCTTAAAATCGCAAAAGATGGCAGTATTTATGAGTTTCAAGAAGAACAAATTATACAAGTTACGGAAACTCAAGGACTGATTCAACGACTGATTCAAACCCTGCAATTCACTTCAGCAGAAACCTTTGAAGTGATTCAAGATGAGGATATTGCATCTCGACGAGGTATTGTTGAACCCAGATCCTCTACTAGAAAGATTAATGAAGAAGGAATTAAACTGATTAAATCCTTTGAAGGATTGCATGATTTAAAACAAGGTTCTCATGGTACTTATGTACAATCTTATCTTGACCCCGTTAATATCTGGACAATTGGTTGGGGATTTACAGAAGGGGTTTATGAAGGCATGACGATGACAATTCCAGAAGCAGAAGCACGCCTCAAAAAAGAATTAGGAAAATATGAAATTTCTGTTCTTGATGGGGTGAAAGTTGATATTAATGATAATCAATTTTCGGCTTTAGTTTCTTTTTGTTATAACGTCGGAGCCAGAGCTTTATTTGAGTCAACTTTGTTAAGACTTTTAAACCAAGGAAAATATAAAGAAGCTGCGGATCAATTTTTGAGATGGGATAAAGCCGGAGGACAAGTATTAGCGGGTTTATCTCGTCGTCGGAGAGCCGAACGTTCTTTATTTTTAAGTGAATCTTGGGAATCGGCAAAAACTTGGGAGCCTAAACGAGTTTTACGCTTATCTGAACCCGGTCAACCGTTAATCCAAGGTCAAGACGTTGAGCAACTACAAAAAGCCCTGGTCAACGCGGGATTTAATCTGCAACCCGATGGCATTTTTGGAGGACAAACCCAACAGGCAATTAAACAGTTTCAACAGCAAAATAATTTAACAGTAGATGGTATTGCTGGTGCTGAAACCTTAAAAAAATTGGGTTTATAA
- a CDS encoding ThiJ/PfpI family protein — protein MTQTNVAILIFNGVQLLDFIGPFEVFSITSEINEDQPFNVFLVAETLNSVQCHYGLSFNPDCTLLDSPPPDIIIIPGGIGTREALNQLQILAWIQSKGYHAELILSVCTGALLLAKVGLLDGLVATTHHQALDQLQAMAPQTTVVDNQRFVDNGKIITAGGISAGIDMSLYVVAKLLGDSKALKTAQYMEYDWKPKTKVTPIPKISNSIGF, from the coding sequence ATGACTCAAACAAATGTTGCTATTTTAATTTTTAATGGGGTGCAACTATTAGATTTTATCGGCCCTTTTGAGGTATTTTCGATTACATCAGAAATTAATGAGGATCAACCTTTTAATGTGTTTCTAGTCGCAGAAACCTTAAATTCAGTTCAATGCCATTATGGTTTGAGCTTTAATCCAGATTGTACTCTATTAGATAGTCCTCCTCCCGATATTATTATTATTCCTGGTGGTATAGGGACTAGAGAGGCTCTGAATCAACTGCAAATTCTAGCTTGGATTCAATCTAAAGGATATCATGCCGAGTTAATTTTATCAGTTTGTACGGGTGCTTTACTGTTAGCAAAAGTCGGTTTATTGGATGGTTTAGTAGCGACAACTCATCATCAAGCATTAGATCAATTACAGGCGATGGCACCCCAAACCACTGTTGTTGATAATCAACGATTTGTTGATAATGGAAAAATTATTACGGCTGGGGGAATTTCGGCAGGAATTGATATGTCTCTTTATGTTGTGGCTAAACTTTTAGGGGATAGTAAGGCTTTAAAAACGGCTCAATATATGGAGTATGACTGGAAACCGAAAACCAAAGTTACCCCCATTCCTAAAATATCAAATTCTATCGGGTTTTGA
- a CDS encoding photosystem I 4.8K protein gives MATKTQTSSGSYTFRAFWAILLLGINFLVAAYYFGIIV, from the coding sequence ATGGCTACCAAAACTCAAACATCCAGTGGCTCTTATACCTTTCGTGCATTTTGGGCAATTCTTCTGTTAGGAATTAACTTTTTAGTTGCCGCTTACTATTTCGGTATCATTGTGTAA
- the lipA2 gene encoding lipoate synthetase: MSAPSDLALEQSYRDRDQNAIEPIPAWLRRPIGKASELSSVQRIIKQRQIHTICEEGRCPNRGECYAQKTATFLLMGPTCTRSCGFCQVDKGHAPMPLDPEEPQKVAEAVQILGLGYVVLTSVARDDLADGGARWFVATMDRIRELNPETQIEVLTADFWGGQGGGNPQELQYQRIATVVEAEPACYNHNVETVQRLQAPVRRGAKYGRSLDVLRIVKQLDPRIPTKSGLMLGHGETEAEIIQTLEDLREAGCDRITLGQYMRPSLKHLPVRKYWTPEEFQHLGAIATKIGFAHVRSGPLVRSSYHAGESDPDAVASVV; the protein is encoded by the coding sequence ATGTCCGCCCCTTCTGATTTAGCACTAGAACAATCTTATCGTGATCGGGATCAAAATGCCATTGAACCTATCCCGGCCTGGTTACGTCGTCCCATCGGTAAGGCCAGTGAATTATCCTCTGTACAACGGATTATCAAACAGCGCCAAATTCATACGATTTGTGAGGAAGGTCGTTGTCCCAACCGGGGGGAATGTTATGCCCAGAAAACCGCAACTTTTTTATTAATGGGGCCAACTTGTACCCGCTCCTGTGGCTTTTGTCAAGTGGATAAGGGTCATGCACCGATGCCCCTTGATCCCGAAGAACCCCAAAAAGTGGCCGAAGCTGTACAAATTTTAGGGTTAGGCTATGTGGTCTTAACTTCCGTGGCCAGGGATGATTTGGCCGATGGGGGGGCCCGGTGGTTCGTGGCGACAATGGACAGAATTCGAGAGCTTAACCCCGAAACCCAGATTGAAGTCCTGACGGCGGATTTTTGGGGCGGGCAAGGGGGCGGTAATCCCCAGGAACTCCAATATCAACGGATTGCCACCGTAGTTGAAGCGGAACCTGCCTGTTATAACCATAATGTCGAAACAGTCCAAAGACTGCAAGCACCAGTGAGAAGGGGGGCTAAGTATGGGCGATCGCTGGACGTATTAAGAATTGTGAAACAACTTGATCCCCGCATTCCCACAAAATCCGGCTTAATGTTAGGACATGGAGAAACCGAAGCCGAAATTATTCAAACCCTGGAAGATTTACGGGAAGCCGGATGTGACCGAATTACCCTGGGTCAATATATGCGTCCGTCCCTGAAACATCTTCCCGTGCGAAAATATTGGACACCGGAAGAATTTCAGCATTTGGGAGCGATCGCCACCAAAATCGGGTTTGCTCACGTCCGCTCTGGGCCATTAGTGCGGAGTTCCTATCATGCTGGAGAGTCCGATCCCGATGCAGTTGCTTCTGTGGTTTAA
- a CDS encoding two-component response regulator translates to MAGRKILVIDDSKVIRVRVREMLPPGNFEVLEAKDGKEGLEFVQKEHPNLIMLDFLLPKLSGWDVFQRIQADETLRRIPLVLMSGRKEEVTEKISEPFQYFEFIEKPFEKNQLISAIKLAFQKANLPRPPLSTPGTPAPTSAPAPQVSHAGDATDIAAIKAQMDTMQAELDALKKQVLQLKRFIQGKLK, encoded by the coding sequence GTGGCAGGTCGGAAAATACTGGTTATTGATGATAGTAAAGTAATTAGAGTTCGAGTCAGAGAAATGTTACCCCCTGGTAACTTTGAGGTATTAGAAGCCAAAGATGGCAAAGAAGGACTCGAATTCGTGCAAAAAGAACATCCCAATTTAATTATGCTGGATTTCCTCCTGCCTAAGTTAAGTGGCTGGGATGTGTTTCAGCGAATTCAAGCGGATGAAACCTTGCGGCGCATTCCCCTTGTCCTGATGTCGGGACGGAAAGAAGAAGTCACCGAAAAAATTTCTGAACCCTTTCAATATTTTGAATTTATTGAAAAGCCCTTTGAGAAGAATCAACTAATTTCTGCAATTAAATTGGCCTTCCAAAAAGCCAATCTCCCCCGGCCACCCCTATCCACCCCTGGAACTCCTGCACCGACTTCTGCACCTGCTCCTCAAGTTTCTCATGCTGGAGACGCGACGGATATTGCAGCAATTAAGGCTCAAATGGATACAATGCAGGCGGAACTGGATGCCTTGAAAAAACAAGTGTTGCAACTGAAAAGATTCATTCAGGGGAAATTAAAGTAG